In the genome of Raphanus sativus cultivar WK10039 chromosome 4, ASM80110v3, whole genome shotgun sequence, one region contains:
- the LOC108850225 gene encoding uncharacterized protein LOC108850225 has translation MWWWGEEAAKAAKIAVWWDMKDCPVPEGYDAGRIRPSLEAAFKERGYTGPVSSITAYGDQTETPVHILKRLLSTGVSVAHTRSESTKYIMYRDIVEWRGQNPPPATMMIISNPVRGDFCWDLARLQQRSQYNLFVAYPKSLCFISPLRTSALWVWGKLLGFRDNNRIIETRSAPLAMLCCKSCNFDCQIPEKLRKHLSSYKHARQESVYPTYKEITRVTEHWGRNYPATPEYATAKILVWWDMFYCPIPEGYDARRVRPSLEEAFKKLGYSGPVSITAYGNLNHIPEHLQRGLASTGVSLAHAVRDVSYKRMYQDLLDEQEPNPTPTNIMVISDTDAHEAFSTAVAHLVQKQKHNLFLAYSSRPYQILVLLPSAEWLWHSLLEVSEKRKHVLQKCSSESDRGGGSSAMFYCKLCCDGKGPDYKCLDNLRTHLSTEEHLQEECSITAFVQLKMKNRHLSLLAQYDREHREQLRQVKNSPNIKRMRKAFRTGFRLLDNHLRRLRARKSQTCRRGSRRRAPKSQTVW, from the exons atGTGGTGGTGGGGGGAGGAAGCGGCGAAGGCTGCTAAAATAGCTGTGTGGTGGGATATGAAGGACTGTCCGGTTCCTGAGGGTTATGATGCCGGTCGGATCCGACCGAGTTTAGAAGCCGCGTTCAAGGAACGAGGCTACACTGGTCCAGTTTCCTCCATCACTGCCTATGGGGACCAAACAGAAACCCCTGTTCACATCCTGAAACGGCTCTTATCTACTGGAGTTTCGGTAGCACACACCAGAtccg AAAGCACAAAGTACATCATGTATCGGGATATAGTGGAATGGCGAGGTCAGAATCCTCCCCCTGCTACAATGATGATCATATCAAATCCGGTGAGAGGTGACTTCTGTTGGGATCTGGCCCGGCTACAACAACGGTCGCAATACAATCTGTTTGTGGCTTATCCGAAGTCGCTTTGCTTTATCTCACCCCTGCGAACTTCTGCACTGTGGGTATGGGGAAAATTACTAGGGTTTAGGGATAATAATAGAATTATTGAGACCAGAAGCGCACCACTTGCCATGCTTTGTTGCAAATCGTGCAATTTCGATTGCCAAATCCCTGAGAAATTGAGGAAGCATCTCTCGAGTTATAAGCATGCACGCCAA GAGTCTGTATACCCTACGTACAAAGAAATCACCCGGGTAACGGAGCATTGGGGAAGGAACTACCCGGCAACGCCTGAATATGCGACAGCTAAAATACTGGTGTGGTGGGACATGTTTTACTGTCCTATCCCCGAGGGATATGATGCTCGTCGGGTCCGTCCGAGTTTAGAAGAGGCATTTAAGAAACTTGGCTACTCTGGTCCTGTCTCCATCACTGCCTATGGCAACTTAAACCACATCCCTGAGCACCTCCAGCGAGGACTCGCTTCCACTGGAGTCAGTCTTGCACATGCCGTTCGCG ATGTCTCATACAAGCGCATGTATCAAGATTTGCTGGATGAGCAAGAACCTAATCCTACTCCGACTAATATTATGGTCATATCTGATACAGATGCACATGAGGCCTTCTCAACTGCCGTTGCCCACCTAGTACAAAAGCAGAAACACAACCTTTTTCTGGCTTATTCATCTAGGCCTTACCAAATCTTGGTCCTGCTCCCTTCTGCCGAGTGGCTCTGGCATAGCTTACTTGAAG TTTCAGAGAAAAGGAAACACGTTCTTCAGAAATGCAGTAGTGAAAGTGATAGGGGTGGTGGATCTAGCGCAATGTTTTATTGCAAATTGTGCTGTGATGGCAAAGGCCCTGATTACAAATGCCTTGACAATTTAAGAACGCATCTCTCAACTGAAGAACATTTGCAAGAA GAGTGTAGTATTACTGCGTTTGTTCAATTAAAAATGAAGAATAGGCATCTATCTCTCTTAGCCCAGTATGATCGAGAGCATCGAGAGCAACTGCGACAG GTAAAAAATTCTCCAAATATCAAACGTATGAGGAAAGCATTCCGGACGGGTTTTCGTCTTCTTGATAATCATTTACGTCGACTTAGagctcgaaaatctcaaacctgCAGACGTGGCTCTCGACGTAGAGCTCCAAAATCTCAAACCGTGTGGTGA
- the LOC130510628 gene encoding uncharacterized protein LOC130510628 — MSWWGEEAAKAAKIAVWWDMKECPIPEGYDAGGIRPSLEAAFKERGYTGPVSSITAYGDQTETPVHILKRLLSTGVSVAHTRSESTKYIMYRDIVEWRGQNPPPATMMIISNPVRGDLSWDLARLQQRSQYNLFLAFPKSLCFISPLLTSEEWVWGKLLGFRDNNRIIETRSAPLAMLCCKSCNFDCQIPEKLRKHLSSYKHARQESVYPTYKEITRVTEHWGRNYPATPEYATAKILVWWDMFYCPIPEGYDARRVRPSLEEAFKKLGYSGPVSITAYGNLNHIPEHLQRGLASTGVSLAHAVRDVSYKRMYQDLLDEQEPNPTPTNIMVISDTDAHEAFSTAVAHLVQIQKHNLFLAYSSRPYQILVLLPSAEWLWHSLLEVSEKRKHVLQKYSSESESDRGGGEYSAMFYCKLCCDGKGPDYKCLDNLRTHLSTEEHLQEECSITAFVQLKMKNRHLSLLAQFDREQRRQASFLND, encoded by the exons ATGTCGTGGTGGGGGGAGGAAGCGGCGAAGGCTGCTAAAATAGCTGTGTGGTGGGATATGAAGGAGTGTCCGATTCCGGAGGGTTATGATGCTGGTGGGATCCGGCCGAGTTTAGAAGCGGCGTTCAAGGAACGAGGCTACACCGGTCCAGTTTCCTCCATCACTGCCTATGGGGACCAAACAGAAACCCCTGTTCACATCCTGAAACGGCTCTTATCTACTGGAGTTTCGGTAGCACACACCAGAtccg AAAGCACAAAGTACATCATGTATCGGGATATAGTGGAATGGCGAGGTCAGAATCCTCCCCCTGCTACAATGATGATCATATCAAATCCGGTGAGAGGTGACTTGTCTTGGGATCTGGCCCGGCTACAACAACGGTCGCAATACAATCTGTTTCTGGCTTTTCCGAAGTCGCTTTGCTTTATCTCACCCCTGCTAACTTCTGAAGAGTGGGTATGGGGAAAATTACTAGGGTTTAGGGATAATAATAGAATTATTGAGACCAGAAGCGCACCACTTGCCATGCTTTGTTGCAAATCGTGCAATTTCGATTGCCAAATCCCTGAGAAATTGAGGAAGCATCTCTCGAGTTATAAGCATGCACGCCAA GAGTCTGTATACCCTACGTACAAAGAAATCACCCGGGTAACGGAGCATTGGGGAAGGAACTACCCGGCAACGCCTGAATATGCGACAGCTAAAATACTGGTGTGGTGGGACATGTTTTACTGTCCTATCCCCGAGGGATATGATGCTCGTCGGGTCCGTCCGAGTTTAGAAGAGGCATTTAAGAAACTTGGCTACTCTGGTCCTGTCTCCATCACTGCCTATGGCAACTTAAACCACATCCCTGAGCACCTCCAGCGAGGACTCGCTTCCACTGGAGTCAGTCTTGCACATGCCGTTCGCG ATGTCTCATACAAGCGCATGTATCAAGATTTGCTGGATGAGCAAGAACCTAATCCTACTCCGACTAATATTATGGTCATATCTGATACAGATGCACATGAGGCCTTCTCAACTGCCGTTGCCCACCTAGTACAAATCCAGAAACACAACCTTTTTCTGGCTTATTCATCTAGGCCTTACCAAATCTTAGTCCTGCTCCCTTCTGCCGAGTGGCTCTGGCATAGCTTACTTGAAG tttcagagaaaagaaaacACGTTCTTCAGAAATACAGTAGTGAAAGTGAAAGTGATAGGGGTGGTGGTGAATATAGCGCAATGTTTTATTGCAAATTGTGCTGTGATGGCAAAGGCCCTGATTACAAATGCCTTGACAATTTAAGAACGCATCTCTCAACTGAAGAACATTTGCAAGAA GAGTGTAGTATTACTGCGTTTGTTCAGTTAAAAATGAAGAATAGGCATCTATCTCTCTTAGCCCAGTTTGATCGAGAGCAACGGCGACAGGCAAGTTTTCTTAATGATTAA
- the LOC108836471 gene encoding cytochrome P450 71A14-like, with amino-acid sequence MELVGAFPLGDFIPKAATTTFALLEWTMTELMRHPECMKKLKDEICSVSTHKLYVTEQEAEKMNYLYLVVKEALRLHPGVPIAPRQLSEDVKVHGYDIAAGTQVLIDIWAIQRDSLAWGPDAEEFRPERHLDMVVDFQGQNLKFFPFGSGRRQCPGSGYVVALVEVTLSSK; translated from the exons ATGGAGCTCGTGGGTGCTTTCCCTCTCGGAGATTTCATTCCCAAG GCAGCTACAACAACTTTCGCACTATTAGAGTGGACAATGACAGAGCTTATGAGACATCCAGAGTGTATGAAGAAACTCAAAGATGAGATTTGTTCTGTTTCAACCCATAAGTTATATGTAACGGAGCAAGAAGCTGAGAAGATGAATTATTTATATCTCGTGGTTAAGGAGGCGCTTCGACTACATCCCGGGGTCCCAATAGCTCCCCGACAATTGAGTGAAGATGTTAAAGTACATGGATATGACATAGCTGCAGGAACACAA GTGTTAATCGATATATGGGCAATCCAAAGAGACTCTTTAGCTTGGGGACCAGATGCAGAAGAGTTTAGGCCAGAGAGGCATTTAGATATGGTTGTAGATTTTCAAGGACAAAATCTCAAGTTTTTTCCATTTGGATCAGGGAGAAGGCAATGTCCTGGAAGTGGATATGTAGTAGCCTTGGTGGAAGTCACATTGTCTTCGAAGTGA
- the LOC108854399 gene encoding DNA-binding protein BIN4: protein MSSSSREGSPDWLRSFQAPTTTSLLSLSSSDDSPCRESETISSLPVTGDGDAVVTILDKESSESLSKKDSKTKLVTKQVSIEQVFSRRKKKVDASLDLEEKESGNEVDGEENSSKQKDAKEGDDYVWFVSSDSEPPSSEPVSQQVTMATVKDEDIVIQPKEGEPAVKKAQKKKSPKKKANSDRQSPKKEDSAQEILKTEDKDTDATVAEEVKKDKNVKPSSGSSSRLPLVLSEKVNRTKVLVECEGDSIDLSGDMGAVGRVVVSDTTEDVYLDLKGTIYKSTIVPSRTFCIVNVGQSEAKIEAIMNDFIQLTPQSNVYEAETMMEGTLEGFSFDSDDESNKNGKTASKPADQSGSAAEVTNANGKGKAKAKGENVVGKKRGRPTKEKQQPAKKARSSAPKKTKPKK from the exons ATGAGCAGCAGCTCCAGAGAGGGATCTCCCGATTGGCTTCGATCTTTCCAG gCACCCACCACCACTTCATTGTTATCACTATCTTCTTCAGATGATAGTCCTTGCAGGGAATCTGAAACCATTTCGTCTCTTCCTGTGACTGGTGACGGTGATGCCGTCGTTACTATTCTGGACAAAGAGTCCTCGGAGTCTCTGTCTAAGAAGGATTCCAAAACGAAGTTGGTGACTAAGCAAGTGAGTATCGAGCAGGTGTTCTctaggaggaagaagaaagtaGATGCTAGTCTTGACCTTGAAG AGAAGGAGAGTGGAAATGAAGTTGACGGTGAAGAGAACTCTAGCAAGCAGAAGGACGCTAAA GAAGGAGATGATTATGTATGGTTTGTCTCATCTGATTCTGAACCACCATCTAGTGAACCAGTGAGTCAGCAAGTGACTATGGCAACTGTAAAGGATGAGGATATTGTTATTCAACCTAAAGAGGGAGAACCTGCGGTTAAGAAGgctcaaaagaaaaaatctcCGAAGAAAAAGGCAAATAGTGACCGCCAGTCACCCAAGAAAGAAGACAGTGCAcaagaaattttgaaaactgAAG ATAAAGATACAGATGCAACAGTAGCCGAAGAAGTAAAAAAGGATAAGAATGTCAAGCCTTCTTCT GGCTCAAGTTCAAGGTTGCCTTTGGTACTTTCTGAGAAGGTGAATCGCACAAAG GTACTCGTTGAATGTGAAGGGGATTCTATAGATTTGAGTGGAGACATGGGGGCTGTTGGGCGTGTGGTTGTGTCAGACACAACCGAGGACGTGTACTTGGACTTGAAAG GAAccatatacaaatcaacaatcGTTCCATCCAGAACGTTTTGCATT GTTAACGTTGGCCAGTCAGAGGCAAAG ATTGAAGCTATTATGAATGATTTCATACAGCTAACGCCACAATCTAATGTATATGAAGCAGAAACAATGATGGAAG GCACTCTGGAGGGATTCTCGTTCGATTCAGACGATGAATCTAACAAAAACGGCAAGACGGCTTCAAAGCCAGCTGATCAAAGTGGAAGTGCAGCGGAGGTAACCAACGCAAATGGCAAAGGCAAAGCCAAAGCTAAAGGCGAAAAT GTAGTAGGGAAAAAGAGAGGAAGACCAACCAAAGAGAAGCAGCAACCAGCAAAGAAGGCTAGAAGCTCTGCTCCTAAGAAAACAAAACCCAAGAAATGA
- the LOC108851691 gene encoding protein RESPONSE TO LOW SULFUR 2, producing the protein MGKGGNFVTVAASEVEELRRKNGEMERAVEEMRKEMLQLWRRTQVAEEAEERLCSQLAELEAESLDQARDYQSRILFLVNELSRLSSSDLASP; encoded by the coding sequence ATGGGGAAAGGAGGAAATTTTGTGACGGTAGCGGCTTCTGAGGTGGAGGAGCTACGACGGAAGAACGGAGAGATGGAAAGAGCGGTGGAGGAAATGAGGAAAGAGATGTTGCAGCTGTGGCGGCGGACGCAGGTGGCTGAGGAGGCCGAGGAGCGTCTCTGCTCTCAGCTTGCCGAGCTCGAAGCCGAATCGCTCGACCAGGCGCGTGATTACCAATCTCGCATCCTCTTCCTCGTGAACGAACTCTCTCGTCTCTCTTCCTCCGATTTAGCCTCGCCCTAG
- the LOC108854400 gene encoding pathogenesis-related thaumatin-like protein 3.5, with protein sequence MGRSPMVPMAVFVYVSLLFSISYSSFVITNNCPFTIWPGTLSGSGTQPLPTTGFRLDVGHSVKIPSVLGWSGRIWARTGCNFDANGAGKCKTGDCGGKLECAGNGAAPPTSLFEITLGHGSSDKDFYDVSLVDGYNLPIVAIPTGGGLVGACNATGCVADINVSCPKELQVMGEEEQERGGGVVACKSACEAFGLDQYCCSGQFANPNTCRPSSYSTIFKRACPRAYSYAFDDGSSTFTCKASEYAIIFCPGRVKRPSSQNSDPPSQPQTPYGQPVAPPTQNPYGQPTTPPTQNQYGQPLAPPTQNPYGQPMAPPTQNQNPPGPNQNPMTPPQNQNGNGQFVMPPPSVNQAPNDQFMNPPMEDESQRAETGRVAKSPSSSDVLRPYPVLLLLGLGLTALRQSCAT encoded by the exons ATGGGAAGATCACCAATGGTTCCCATGGCTGTTTTTGTCTATGTTTCTCTACTGTTCTCTATTTCTTATTCCTCGTTCGTCATCACGAATAACTGTCCCTTTACTATTTGGCCCGGTACTCTTTCAGGCTCTGGCACCCAACCACTACCCACCACGGGTTTCAGGCTTGATGTGGGACACTCTGTTAAGATTCCCTCGGTTCTAGGCTGGTCAGGTCGGATATGGGCTAGGACCGGCTGCAACTTTGATGCTAACGGCGCGGGGAAATGTAAGACTGGTGACTGTGGTGGGAAGCTGGAGTGTGCTGGTAATGGTGCTGCTCCTCCTACATCACTTTTCGAGATTACGCTCGGTCACGGTTCTAGTGACAAAGATTTCTACGATGTTAGTCTCGTTGATGGGTATAACCTCCCCATAGTTGCTATCCCAACAGGTGGTGGCCTAGTTGGAGCTTGTAATGCTACAGGTTGTGTTGCCGATATCAACGTTAGCTGTCCAAAGGAGCTTCAAGTGATGGGAGAGGAAGAGCaagaaagaggaggaggagtTGTCGCTTGCAAGAGCGCTTGTGAAGCCTTTGGATTAGATCAGTACTGTTGCAGCGGTCAGTTTGCTAACCCAAACACGTGCCGGCCGTCCTCATACTCTACCATCTTCAAGAGAGCTTGTCCTAGGGCTTATAGCTATGCCTTTGATGATGGAAGCAGTACTTTCACTTGCAAGGCTTCTgaatatgccattatcttctgCCCTGGCAG GGTAAAAAGACCAAGCAGCCAAAACTCGGATCCCCCTAGCCAGCCTCAGACTCCATACGGACAACCTGTGGCTCCTCCGACCCAGAATCCATACGGTCAACCAACGACTCCCCCGACTCAGAATCAGTATGGTCAACCATTGGCTCCACCAACTCAGAATCCGTATGGTCAACCTATGGCTCCACCAACTCAGAATCAGAACCCGCCTGGACCAAACCAGAATCCAATGACTCCACCTCAGAATCAAAATGGGAATGGGCAGTTTGTGATGCCTCCTCCCAGTGTAAACCAAGCTCCAAATGACCAGTTTATGAATCCGCCAATGGAGGATGAGAGTCAAAGAGCTGAAACTGGGAGGGTTGCCAAGAGCCCATCCTCGTCTGACGTTCTTCGACCTTACCCTGTCTTACTTCTTCTTGGCCTCGGTCTAACTGCTTTGAGGCAATCGTGTGCGACTTGA
- the LOC108854401 gene encoding uncharacterized protein LOC108854401 has protein sequence MEVFGKSPVVTSANVIYLSAILGRGDSDDHQSHKCDWKCENENVCGNMYRCKLTGLTHVCDYNCDQRILYDNHTSLCRASGRVFPLSPVEEQAVRGVRRKLDSNETVTEAGCCSFKRRRRGGDVQLQASPFERSFAAVSPICSTSPAGDGMDLS, from the coding sequence atggaggtaTTTGGAAAATCTCCCGTGGTCACCTCTGCGAACGTTATTTACTTGTCTGCGATTCTAGGTCGCGGAGACAGCGACGACCACCAGTCTCACAAATGCGACTGGAAATGCGAGAACGAAAACGTTTGCGGGAACATGTACCGCTGCAAGCTAACGGGACTGACTCACGTCTGCGACTACAACTGTGACCAGAGGATCCTCTACGATAACCACACCTCTCTGTGCCGCGCCAGCGGCAGGGTTTTCCCTCTTTCTCCCGTTGAGGAGCAGGCGGTTAGAGGTGTGAGGAGGAAGCTTGACAGCAACGAGACCGTTACTGAGGCGGGTTGTTGTTCGTTTAAGCGTCGTAGGCGTGGTGGTGATGTCCAGCTCCAGGCTTCTCCTTTTGAGAGGTCTTTCGCTGCTGTGAGTCCGATATGTAGTACTAGCCCCGCAGGAGACGGGATGGATCTGAGTTAG
- the LOC108836662 gene encoding chloroplastic import inner membrane translocase subunit HP30-2, whose amino-acid sequence MGKDVVVEKKKRGDGETMAVMSLQENPIQQLQVKFKEAETGFKAWLSKQKLPVEAAVVTAMGGVQGAFIGGLMGTLSPEMPPQTGVDPQAMASLQQTQALVGGPLVQARNFAAITGVNAGIACVMKRIRGKEDLESAVVAAFGSGVAYSLVSAGLQGQPMNAITTAAGFSLFQGIFFKLGERFSKPSVEDPYDARARSMLLKLGLEKYEKNFKKGLLADPTLPLLTDSALKDVSIPPGPRLLILDHIQRDPELKGKRGNRG is encoded by the exons atgGGGAAAGACGTAGtagtagagaagaagaagcgtgGAGACGGAGAAACAATGGCGGTGATGAGCCTCCAGGAGAATCCAATCCAGCAGCTTCAGGTCAAGTTCAAAGAGGCGGAGACGGGTTTCAAGGCGTGGCTGTCTAAACAGAAGCTGCCCGTTGAAGCCGCCGTCGTCACCGCCATGGGAGGCGTCCAGGGAGCTTTCATCGGTGGTCTCATGGGTACTCTCTCCCCTGAGATGCCTCCTCAGACTGGCGTGGACCCTCAGGCCATGGCGTCGTTGCAGCAAACTCAG GCTCTTGTGGGTGGGCCCTTGGTCCAAGCTCGGAACTTTGCGGCTATTACTGGTGTTAATGCTGGTATAGCTTGCGTTATGAAGCGGATTAGAGGCAAAGAGGATCTTGAGTCTGC TGTGGTTGCGGCGTTTGGATCTGGAGTCGCATATTCTCTGGTGAGCGCAGGGTTACAGGGACAGCCAATGAATGCAATCACCACTGCTGCTGGTTTCTCTCTTTTTCAAGGAATTTTTTTCAAG TTAGGGGAAAGGTTCTCTAAACCAAGCGTTGAAGATCCTTACGATGCTCGGGCGAGATCTATGCTGCTGAAACTGGGTCTAGAGAAGTATGAGAAGAACTTCAAGAAGGGTTTGTTGGCAGATCCCACTTTGCCATTGCTCACTGATAG TGCGCTTAAAGACGTGAGCATCCCACCGGGACCAAGGCTACTGATACTAGATCACATCCAGAG GGACCCTGAGCTGAAGGGTAAACGAGGAAACCGTGGTTGA